The following are from one region of the Penaeus vannamei isolate JL-2024 chromosome 28, ASM4276789v1, whole genome shotgun sequence genome:
- the LOC113801846 gene encoding bestrophin-2a, whose translation MTVIYTDKLASRGGFGSFWKLLSKWRGSVYKMVWQDMLAYVILYYSLSLIYRFALPEDYKRDFESFVIHCARFRNLIPVSFVLGFYVSLVVNRWWGTYQSLPWPDTLSILVSTHVKGEDNAAKEIRGTILRYVNLTIALTFAMVSPVVRNEYPTPQHFVNAGYLTVSELEILDDLEKKTTQHKTWVPIMWACRLVDKAREEGRVRSAAAQKMIMDEILKVRGSCGGLMGWNTYNIPLVYTQVVTIAVYSFFLFSLIGEQFLDPAQQYYKEASIDLYVPIFALLQLFFYVGWLKVAEALLNPFGADDHDFEFLPLLKRHTEISRMLTEPLSNELPALLQGKKEDLTTPVEAIDEEEVENQDFFLVKPDSPVRTLSSSVTYVTCQMNEVNMQNDV comes from the exons ATGACTGTGATCTATACAGATAAGCTCGCCAGCCGAGGCGGCTTCGGGTCTTTCTGGAAATTACTTAGCAA ATGGCGAGGTAGTGTTTACAAGATGGTGTGGCAAGATATGCTGGCATACGTCATCCTGTACTACAGTCTCTCCTTAATATATCGTTTTGCTTTGCCCGAGGATTATAAAAG GGATTTTGAGAGTTTCGTAATACACTGTGCGCGCTTCCGGAATCTGATCCCCGTCTCCTTCGTGCTcggtttctatgtctctctcgtcGTGAATCGCTGGTGGGGCACGTACCAGAGCCTTCCCTGGCCGGATACCCTGTCTATTCTCGTCTCTACGCATGTTAAAGGAGAG gacaACGCCGCCAAGGAGATCCGAGGGACGATCCTGCGCTACGTCAACCTCACCATCGCCCTCACCTTCGCCATGGTATCGCCCGTTGTCAGGAACGAATACCCGACGCCACAGCACTTCGTCAATGCGG GTTACTTGACCGTGAGCGAGTTGGAAATCCTGGACGACCTCGAGAAGAAGACGACGCAGCACAAGACGTGGGTGCCGATCATGTGGGCGTGCAGGCTGGTGGACAAAGCCAGGGAAGAGGGGCGAGTGAGGAGCGCCGCCGCCCAGAAAATGATAATGGACGAGATCCTCAAAGTCCGGGGTAGCTGTGGCGGTCTCATGGGCTGGAACACGTATAATATTCCTCTTGTTTACACGCag GTCGTGACGATCGCCGTGTACAgcttcttcctgttctccctcATCGGCGAGCAGTTCCTGGACCCCGCCCAACAGTATTACAAAGAAGCCAGCATCGATCTCTACGTCCCTATCTTCGCCCTTCTTCAGCTCTTCTTCTACGTCGGCTGGCTCAAGGTGGCCGAGGCGCTGCTGAACCCCTTCGGAGCGGACGACCACGATTTCGAGTTCCTGCCTCTTTTGAAGCGACATACTGAG ATTTCGCGCATGTTGACGGAGCCTTTGTCCAACGAGCTCCCCGCCTTACtccaagggaagaaggaggacctCACCACGCCTGTAGAAGCCATCgacgaagaagaggtggagaaccAGGACTTCTTCTTGGTGAAACCCGACAGCCCCGTCAGGACTCTGAGCAGCAGCGTAACCTATGTGACTTGCCAGATGAACGAGGTTAACATGCAGAATGACGTCTGA